The proteins below are encoded in one region of Pseudomonas entomophila L48:
- a CDS encoding response regulator transcription factor: MLPKRVLIVEDDADGASILEAYLRKDGFEVAVAEDGARGLALFRQWSPQIVLLDMMLPKLSGPELLSEIRRNHNTPVIMVTAIGDEPDKIGALRYGADDYVVKPCNPREVVARVHAVLRRYGASAATQQRVECAGVWVDNERIVAGVRQANGDETILDLTRSEFLLLAALLRAPSKAFSREALLELCMPDSDALVRIIDTHVHNLRRKLEAVGITEVLVTVRSVGYRFH; the protein is encoded by the coding sequence ATGCTCCCCAAGCGCGTATTGATAGTCGAGGACGACGCCGACGGCGCCAGCATCCTCGAGGCCTACCTGCGCAAGGACGGCTTCGAGGTGGCGGTGGCCGAGGACGGCGCCCGGGGCCTGGCGCTGTTTCGCCAATGGTCGCCGCAGATCGTCCTGCTGGACATGATGCTGCCCAAGCTCTCCGGCCCCGAACTGCTCTCGGAGATCCGTCGCAACCACAACACGCCGGTGATCATGGTCACGGCCATCGGCGACGAGCCGGACAAGATCGGCGCGCTGCGCTACGGCGCCGACGATTATGTGGTCAAGCCCTGCAACCCCCGTGAGGTGGTCGCCCGGGTGCATGCCGTGCTGCGCCGCTACGGCGCGTCCGCCGCCACCCAGCAACGCGTCGAGTGCGCCGGGGTGTGGGTGGACAACGAACGCATCGTCGCCGGAGTGCGCCAGGCCAACGGCGACGAGACGATTCTGGACCTGACCCGCTCGGAGTTCCTGCTGCTTGCCGCATTGTTGCGCGCGCCGTCCAAGGCCTTCAGCCGCGAGGCGCTGCTGGAGCTGTGCATGCCCGACAGCGATGCGCTGGTGCGGATCATCGACACCCATGTACACAACCTGCGGCGCAAGCTCGAGGCGGTGGGCATCACCGAGGTGCTGGTGACAGTGCGCTCGGTGGGCTACCGGTTCCACTGA
- a CDS encoding sensor histidine kinase, translating into MALGRNSLWAWVGSRMTVLAISAVFTVVGCMYLYYHFVEYHVMASMTPADRAQYIAALADVKQHEGVLWQLLQRYYDVESFLPDIGNDADWLALYSFVALVIPLVIIIALWLTRPLSRQFRKLAQAARQVAGGDLEVRVVQYPGQPAEMQRLCGDFNSMVERLALYEREVAQSSSNLAHELRTPLNAALGRVQGMLDDVFPMSPEQLRLVQSQLNNLNTLVGDLHLLSLAHAGQLPLHVTGFSLARLVEERLDWFAPQFEATEMKVSSHLPGALEIEADRSRLGQLINILIENAIKYASDGRTLEVTARREGAWLRLEFLDRGQGLAQKDLGNMFVRFWRAEQSRARVTGGGGLGLSIAQAICEAHGGHIAAQRRDEGGLALLVSLPLHPGSNP; encoded by the coding sequence ATGGCCCTGGGCAGGAACTCGTTGTGGGCCTGGGTCGGCTCGCGCATGACGGTGCTGGCCATCAGCGCGGTGTTCACCGTCGTCGGCTGCATGTACCTGTACTACCACTTCGTCGAGTACCACGTGATGGCCTCGATGACGCCCGCCGACCGTGCCCAGTACATCGCCGCGCTGGCCGACGTGAAACAGCACGAGGGGGTGCTGTGGCAGTTGCTGCAACGCTACTACGACGTCGAGAGCTTCCTGCCCGATATCGGCAACGACGCCGACTGGCTGGCGCTGTACAGCTTCGTCGCCCTGGTCATCCCGCTGGTGATCATCATCGCGCTGTGGCTGACCCGGCCTTTGTCCCGGCAGTTCCGCAAGCTCGCCCAGGCAGCGCGCCAGGTGGCCGGTGGCGACCTCGAAGTGCGGGTGGTGCAGTACCCGGGCCAGCCGGCGGAAATGCAGCGCCTGTGCGGCGACTTCAACAGCATGGTCGAGCGCTTGGCGCTGTACGAACGGGAGGTGGCGCAGTCCAGCTCCAACCTCGCCCATGAACTGCGCACGCCGCTCAACGCCGCGCTGGGGCGGGTGCAGGGCATGCTCGACGATGTGTTCCCAATGAGCCCGGAGCAGTTGCGCCTGGTACAGAGCCAGTTGAACAACCTCAATACCCTGGTGGGCGACCTGCACCTGCTGTCGTTGGCCCACGCCGGTCAGTTGCCGTTGCACGTCACCGGGTTTTCCCTGGCCCGATTGGTCGAGGAACGCCTGGACTGGTTCGCGCCGCAATTCGAGGCGACCGAAATGAAGGTCTCCTCGCACCTGCCCGGCGCACTGGAAATCGAAGCAGACAGGAGCCGGCTGGGCCAGTTGATCAACATCCTGATCGAGAATGCCATCAAGTACGCTTCCGACGGACGTACGCTGGAGGTTACAGCGCGTCGCGAAGGTGCATGGCTGCGTCTGGAGTTCCTCGACCGTGGCCAGGGCCTCGCACAGAAGGACCTGGGCAACATGTTCGTGCGCTTCTGGCGGGCCGAGCAGTCCCGCGCGCGGGTAACCGGCGGCGGCGGCCTGGGGCTGTCGATCGCCCAGGCGATCTGCGAAGCCCATGGCGGGCATATCGCCGCGCAGCGGCGTGATGAGGGTGGGTTGGCGCTACTGG